A window of the Isosphaera pallida ATCC 43644 genome harbors these coding sequences:
- a CDS encoding cytochrome c, giving the protein MTRKLRNVAAALAAGFVMVIGAGAATLEEVPSIKEIMGKLNKGPDSLVQSLKKDLEVDPIDWNVVQDKTDEIAKYAGYMPKNEPPQGDKESWAAITKKYAGTAKKLAKAAKEKDLEAVTKAHGTMLKACAKCHMEFKP; this is encoded by the coding sequence ATGACGCGGAAGCTTCGCAATGTGGCGGCCGCCTTGGCCGCGGGTTTTGTGATGGTGATCGGCGCGGGAGCCGCCACCCTCGAAGAGGTGCCTTCGATCAAGGAGATCATGGGCAAGCTCAACAAAGGCCCCGATTCCCTTGTTCAGTCGCTCAAGAAGGACTTGGAAGTCGATCCGATCGATTGGAACGTGGTGCAGGACAAGACCGACGAGATCGCCAAGTACGCCGGCTACATGCCCAAGAACGAGCCGCCTCAAGGCGACAAGGAATCCTGGGCTGCCATCACCAAGAAGTATGCCGGGACCGCCAAGAAACTCGCCAAGGCGGCCAAGGAGAAGGATCTCGAAGCCGTCACCAAGGCTCACGGGACCATGTTGAAGGCGTGTGCCAAGTGCCACATGGAGTTCAAACCCTAA
- a CDS encoding RNA polymerase sigma factor produces MATPMPSVEALGTAESPSPWEEIAALVVRAQAGDRDALNVLILKFEKTVHALCLKKLRDPSEADELAQDVFLQVVRRIHQLRDPERFAGWLKQLTVRMALNRAGRRGLGPQLEADALEVMGEAVTTDPLADLIRGERIDRLRETLEDLKPLDRQILELFYLREMSLNAIAENLDVPVGTVKRRLHVARHRLKDRLIKLNEEVAAETTSQWNRLETLLWDEPVPAPIPARRTVGHSRMGGRVAFDLSLPVLVS; encoded by the coding sequence TTGGCAACGCCAATGCCGTCGGTGGAGGCTTTGGGAACAGCGGAGTCCCCGTCTCCTTGGGAAGAAATCGCCGCGCTGGTCGTGCGTGCCCAGGCCGGCGACCGCGACGCGCTCAATGTGTTGATCCTCAAGTTCGAGAAAACGGTCCACGCCCTCTGCTTGAAGAAGCTGCGTGACCCGTCCGAAGCCGACGAATTGGCCCAGGACGTGTTCCTCCAAGTGGTTCGGCGGATTCACCAGCTGCGCGACCCCGAACGGTTCGCCGGATGGCTCAAGCAGCTGACCGTCCGCATGGCACTCAACCGCGCTGGGCGGCGGGGATTGGGTCCCCAACTGGAGGCGGACGCGCTGGAGGTGATGGGTGAAGCGGTGACCACCGATCCTCTGGCCGATCTGATTCGTGGAGAGCGAATTGATCGGCTGCGGGAAACTCTTGAAGACCTTAAGCCCTTGGATCGCCAGATCCTCGAACTGTTTTACTTGCGGGAGATGTCACTCAACGCAATCGCGGAGAACCTTGACGTTCCGGTGGGGACGGTTAAGCGGCGGTTGCACGTGGCGCGTCACCGCCTCAAGGACCGTCTAATCAAACTCAACGAGGAGGTGGCCGCCGAGACCACCTCCCAATGGAATCGCTTGGAGACCCTACTTTGGGACGAACCGGTTCCAGCTCCGATCCCCGCCCGGCGAACCGTCGGACATTCCCGCATGGGCGGACGGGTTGCGTTCGATCTCTCTCTTCCAGTTCTGGTAAGTTGA
- a CDS encoding YXWGXW repeat-containing protein, with translation MAAADGVGVERADAQIPPPPDQQDTNAAPPADPLGNLALPVPDPDAGANSAKPDSNPNANPDLAPPENVGPLAPLQRGPVHEAFAGPVLYDPRPGPTAPRAPPEPIEELPPDIKPDGKQVEWIPGYWAWDEDAAKFIWISGIWRDIPPGREWVPGYWTAEGDRFRWVAGYWAKADDQPIEYLPEPPESLEHGPNTPEPDENHFWAPGEWQWMGDRYVWRPGVWVKNQPDWVWNPGAYYPTPSGYIHNDGFWDYPLADRGVLYAPAEPVVDVIPAHFVYTPDVVVPAAGLVDHLFCSTAVGGYHFGDFYDPVYFNRGFIPWSFFPSYNVGFCPIYNHCAFNGFALGAISPFRRVGFVAGNFGLGAGFGLGFGLTSIGVGFGINSLGFGCGFDPFLPNFGFVGFNRFTPFFRDVYCDHFLFRRGHAFARPGRFFRGDVATNGGIINNGGIVNVNNNFAINQGDNSALALGFNGGNASALVDQSINGNVAHLTNDGVGLGRGPILATRARNLDRFNRRGEVMPAAQRQALRERAAQLREFATQRERIETVAGGFGRNPLADLNLNNEGVSVRGNQETSPLRGAALRGLAPRRVERPASPISARTRPQLPLNTTTPRLSSVDPNSPTAVDQAGNRSSNNDALPATNQLGRRTVGAIADSDRRGPRSWRELASNRAVATERSSPATPTNRPTAANSNTNTNTNANRPNPPLTNRRPVVPGPAPSLGNRPRVPVGDRLPALTNRTNPNPPRSATSTAADSPPSNPNRANPPTTSTPPARRVVRGQSPISTPPPLNRPNNAATTQPAVANPRPTVIESRPLTTPRLDNRPRVPSQSPSSGLGPRPTPPNRPTIVDGPSGGSRASQPNLAPSENRPAPPLNRPTPAITQPRPPRVNALAGEANRQANQVPPSRPTPLPPAPNRSNPTNSGRTTIITGPSVGRASAPPNRPTPLPPALNRSNPTNSGRTTVIQGGGSPSGLSGRPSAMIPNRPASPATANRPVFTPPALNRPNAAASPRPAPIMRPTGPPVGVNRPATGANFRPPAAGGGVIRPRIMDGARPGVGAGLGAPGNRSVIGNSRGAAANLRGGRG, from the coding sequence ATGGCAGCAGCGGACGGAGTGGGAGTGGAACGCGCCGACGCCCAGATTCCCCCTCCTCCTGACCAACAGGACACCAACGCCGCTCCACCCGCCGATCCGTTGGGCAACCTCGCCTTGCCCGTGCCCGACCCCGACGCCGGAGCCAATTCCGCCAAACCTGATTCGAATCCCAACGCTAACCCCGACCTCGCCCCCCCCGAAAACGTCGGCCCCCTTGCTCCTTTACAACGGGGGCCCGTCCATGAGGCATTCGCAGGTCCCGTGCTTTACGACCCTCGGCCTGGTCCCACCGCGCCCCGCGCTCCACCCGAGCCGATCGAGGAACTCCCGCCAGACATCAAGCCCGACGGCAAGCAAGTCGAATGGATCCCCGGCTATTGGGCCTGGGACGAGGACGCCGCCAAGTTTATTTGGATCAGCGGCATTTGGCGCGACATCCCCCCCGGACGCGAGTGGGTGCCCGGCTACTGGACCGCCGAGGGCGATCGCTTCCGCTGGGTCGCGGGCTACTGGGCCAAGGCCGACGATCAACCCATTGAGTATCTACCGGAACCACCCGAGAGTCTGGAACACGGTCCCAACACTCCCGAACCAGATGAAAACCACTTCTGGGCCCCCGGCGAATGGCAATGGATGGGCGACCGCTACGTGTGGCGTCCGGGCGTTTGGGTCAAGAATCAACCTGATTGGGTTTGGAATCCCGGCGCGTATTACCCCACTCCTTCGGGGTACATCCACAACGACGGCTTTTGGGATTATCCATTAGCCGACCGCGGCGTACTCTACGCCCCGGCTGAGCCAGTGGTGGACGTGATCCCCGCTCACTTCGTCTATACCCCCGACGTGGTTGTGCCTGCTGCTGGTCTGGTTGACCACCTGTTTTGCTCGACCGCTGTGGGCGGTTACCACTTCGGCGACTTCTACGACCCAGTCTATTTCAACCGCGGCTTCATCCCCTGGTCGTTCTTCCCAAGCTACAACGTCGGCTTCTGCCCGATCTACAACCATTGTGCGTTCAATGGTTTCGCGTTGGGAGCAATCAGCCCGTTTCGAAGGGTTGGGTTCGTGGCGGGCAATTTCGGCCTGGGCGCGGGCTTCGGCCTGGGATTCGGCCTGACCTCCATCGGAGTGGGCTTCGGGATCAACTCACTGGGCTTCGGTTGTGGCTTCGACCCCTTTTTACCGAACTTCGGGTTCGTGGGTTTCAACCGTTTCACGCCGTTCTTTCGAGACGTCTATTGCGATCACTTCCTGTTTCGGCGCGGCCACGCCTTCGCACGTCCTGGACGCTTTTTCCGCGGCGATGTCGCCACCAACGGCGGAATCATCAACAACGGGGGCATCGTCAACGTTAATAACAACTTCGCCATCAATCAGGGGGATAACTCGGCCCTGGCGCTGGGTTTCAACGGCGGCAACGCTTCGGCGCTGGTCGATCAATCGATCAACGGCAACGTCGCTCATCTGACCAACGACGGCGTTGGTCTGGGACGCGGTCCCATCCTGGCAACCCGCGCCCGTAACCTGGACCGCTTCAACCGTCGCGGGGAAGTCATGCCCGCCGCGCAACGTCAAGCGCTCCGCGAGCGAGCTGCCCAACTCCGCGAGTTTGCCACTCAACGCGAACGGATCGAAACCGTGGCAGGCGGCTTTGGCCGCAACCCTCTGGCGGATCTCAACCTCAACAACGAGGGCGTCTCCGTTCGGGGCAATCAAGAAACCAGTCCTCTTCGCGGCGCGGCCCTGCGTGGTTTGGCCCCTCGCCGCGTAGAACGTCCTGCCTCCCCAATCAGCGCTCGGACACGACCTCAGCTCCCTCTGAACACAACCACTCCCCGTCTCTCCAGCGTTGATCCCAACTCCCCTACCGCGGTCGATCAAGCAGGCAACCGCTCCAGCAACAACGACGCCCTCCCCGCAACGAATCAACTGGGTCGCCGCACCGTCGGGGCCATCGCCGACTCCGATCGACGCGGACCACGTTCGTGGCGCGAACTCGCCTCCAACCGCGCCGTCGCCACGGAGCGCTCATCTCCAGCGACGCCCACCAACCGTCCCACAGCCGCTAACAGCAACACCAACACCAACACCAACGCCAACCGACCCAACCCCCCCCTCACTAACCGTCGTCCAGTTGTCCCTGGTCCGGCTCCTAGTTTGGGAAATCGTCCCCGGGTTCCAGTGGGCGATCGTCTCCCAGCCCTCACCAACCGTACCAACCCCAATCCGCCCCGCTCGGCGACCTCCACGGCGGCCGATTCGCCGCCCTCGAATCCCAACCGCGCCAACCCGCCAACCACGTCCACACCTCCAGCGAGGCGAGTGGTTCGAGGCCAATCCCCCATCTCGACTCCACCGCCTCTGAATCGTCCCAACAACGCTGCGACCACCCAGCCAGCGGTTGCCAACCCTCGTCCGACCGTGATTGAGTCACGTCCGTTGACCACGCCGCGGCTCGACAACCGACCTCGGGTTCCGAGCCAAAGTCCGTCAAGCGGACTCGGCCCGCGACCAACGCCGCCGAACCGCCCCACGATCGTGGACGGCCCCTCGGGTGGTTCAAGAGCTTCCCAGCCCAATCTTGCTCCGTCTGAAAACCGCCCCGCTCCCCCTTTGAATCGGCCCACCCCCGCGATCACGCAGCCGCGTCCTCCCCGGGTGAACGCGCTAGCAGGTGAAGCCAATCGTCAAGCGAACCAGGTTCCACCGTCCCGTCCCACTCCGCTTCCACCAGCGCCTAATCGTTCCAACCCAACCAACTCAGGGCGAACCACGATCATCACCGGTCCCAGCGTGGGAAGAGCTTCCGCTCCCCCAAACCGTCCCACTCCTCTTCCACCGGCGTTGAATCGCTCCAACCCAACCAACTCGGGGCGAACCACGGTCATCCAAGGGGGCGGAAGCCCCAGCGGTCTCAGTGGACGCCCTTCAGCGATGATCCCCAACCGTCCCGCGTCCCCCGCGACGGCAAATCGGCCCGTTTTCACCCCACCCGCGCTGAACCGGCCGAATGCGGCCGCCAGCCCAAGACCAGCCCCCATCATGCGTCCCACTGGACCACCGGTCGGCGTCAACCGTCCCGCGACGGGTGCGAACTTCCGTCCTCCAGCAGCGGGCGGAGGCGTGATTAGACCCCGCATCATGGACGGAGCCAGGCCTGGCGTGGGGGCGGGCTTGGGAGCGCCCGGAAACCGTTCCGTCATCGGCAACTCGCGCGGTGCAGCCGCCAACCTCCGAGGTGGACGGGGTTGA